Proteins co-encoded in one Papaver somniferum cultivar HN1 chromosome 5, ASM357369v1, whole genome shotgun sequence genomic window:
- the LOC113282256 gene encoding uncharacterized protein LOC113282256 has product MGKSSIMESITNDLNVKEKKIDSESDSDDDDTPLQLRINNLQPKGCNISNKRLKISQGLSLPELSIQVKVERADDNMMSSGSQFAVVALEKVKTEIDDDSGTDELDHIPLSERRRMLLSRQSMETVSHQHDAGNMEGVYVETSFAPHVNVKVETLENGLVSPHRNEPGISLVNKMLGIKTEMGISWISDEDELDHMSLRERLRLLTAKKVSDTEDSGPSECSQKSVPSVEKCKPTSSENAKSEVKTRPRKRKKTATNCAETALEEDAPGLLKVLVDKGILLDEIKLYGGIESEDALDSSFDENSFEDLQFVISKLFAQRETLFKFAPLQGGKGSKAANYCLSCLISLVEQARYLQFMKWPVEWGWCRDLQSFIFVFERHNRIVLERPEYGYATYFFELVNALPVEWQIKRLVTTMKLTHCSRATIIENRSLLVGKDLSEGEARVLEEYGWIPDSGLGSMLNYCDRVVHDKSNERDGSEWRNKIGKLLMNGLKGGNIVLSNLPKKLMGDKSTTSNSQIKLEL; this is encoded by the exons ATGGGTAAAtcttcaatcatggaatcaattACTAATGATTTGAATGTTAAAGAGAAGAAGATTGATTCTGAGAGTGATAGCGATGATGATGATACTCCATTACAACTACGAATCAACAATCTCCAGCCAAAAGGATGTAATATCTCGAATAAAAGGCTAAAAAT ATCTCAGGGTCTAAGTTTGCCTGAACTTAGTATTCAAGTGAAGGTTGAACGTGCTGATGACAACATGATGAGTTCAGGCAGTCAGTTCGCAGTTGTTGCTCTGGAGAAGGTCAAGACTGAAATCGATGATGATTCTGGAACAGATGAGCTTGACCATATTCCGCTAAGTGAACGTCGGAGGATGTTACTATCAAG GCAGTCAATGGAAACAGTGTCTCACCAGCATGATGCTGGTAACATGGAG GGAGTTTATGTGGAAACGTCATTTGCCCCTCATGTCAATGTGAAAGTCGAGACATTGGAGAATGGCCTGGTGAGTCCACACAGAAATGAGCCTGGTATCTCATTAGTCAACAAGATGCTAGGGATCAAGACTGAAATGGGAATTTCTTGGATATCCGATGAAGATGAGCTAGACCATATGTCACTTCGAGAAAGGTTGAGGTTGTTGACTGCAAAGAAGGTTTCTGATACGGAAGACTCCGGGCCTTCAGAATGTTCGCAAAAATCTGTGCCATCGGTCGAAAAGTGTAAACCTACATCCTCAGAGAATGCTAAATCTGAAGTCAAAACTCGCCCACGGAAGCGAAAGAAGACTGCAAC GAATTGTGCAGAAACAGCTCTAGAAGAGGATGCTCCTGGACTTCTAAAG GTTCTTGTTGATAAAGGGATACTTCTAGATGAAATTAAGTTATATGGTGGCATAGAAAGTGAAGATGCTCTGGATAGCTCCTTCGATGAGAATAGCTTTGAAGATCTTCAGTTTGTAATTTCAAAG CTTTTTGCTCAGCGTGAAACTTTATTTAAGTTCGCCCCACTACAAGGTGGAAAGGGATCAAAAGCTGCCAATTACTGCTTATCTTGTTTAATTTCACTAGTTGAGCAG GCGCGCTATCTTCAGTTCATGAAGTGGCCTGTCGAATGGGGATGGTGTCGAGACCTTCAGTCCTTTATATTTGTGTTTGAAAGACATAACAG AATTGTTCTGGAGCGTCCAGAATATGGGTATGCAACATACTTCTTTGAGCTAGTGAATGCTTTACCAGTCGAATGGCAAATAAAACGCCTGGTAACAACAATGAAGCTTACCCACTGTAGTAGAGCCACCATCATCGAGAACAGATCATTGTTG GTTGGCAAAGATTTATCAGAGGGAGAAGCACGAGTACTTGAGGAATATGGTTGGATACCAGATAGCGGGTTGGGATCAATGCTTAACTATTGCGACAGAGTTGTTCACGACAAAAGTAATGAGAGGGATGGTTCAGAGTGGAGGAATAAGATTGGGAAGTTGCTCATGAATGGCCTTAAAGGAGGAAACATTGTATTGAGTAATCTTCCGAAAAAGCTCATGGGGGACAAGAGCACTACGTCTAACTCGCAGATCAAGCTGGAGCTTTGA